The DNA window GCCGGCGCCGGCGCCTGCTCCAGGATCACGTGGGCGTTGGTGCCGCTCACCCCGAACGACGAGACGCCGGCCCGGCGCGGGCGCTCCCGCCGGGGCCAGTCGACCGGGTCGGTGAGGACGGCGACGCCGCCGGCGCTCCAGTCGACGTACGGCGTCGGCTCGTCCACGTGCAGGGTTCGCGGCAGCCGGCCGTGCCGGATCGCCATCACCATCTTGATGACGCCAGCGACGCCGGCCGCCGCCTGGGTGTGCCCGATGTTCGACTTCACCGAGCCGATCCACAGCGGATCGTCCGCCGGCCGACCGTGGCCGTAGGTCGCCAGCAGCGCCTCGGCCTCGATCGGGTCGCCGAGCCGGGTGCCGGTGCCGTGCGCCTCGACCGCGTCCACGTCGGCGGGCGTCAGGTCCGCCCCGGCCAGCGCCTGCCGGATCACCCGGCGCTGGGCCGGACCGCTGGGCGCGGTCAGGCCGTTGCTGGCCCCGTCGGAGTTCACCGCGCTGCCGCGCAGCACGGCGAGGACCCGCCGGCCGAGCCGCTGCGCCTCGGAGAGCCGTTCCAGCACCAGGACGCCGACGCCCTCGGCCCAGCCGGTGCCGTCGGCGGCCGCCGCGAACGGCTTGCACCGCCCGTCCGAGGCCAGACCGTCCTGTCGGGCGAACTCCCCGAACACCTCGGGCGACACGAGCACGGTGACGCCGGCCGCGAGCGCGGTCACACAGTCCCCCCGACGCAGCGCCTGCGCCGCGAGGTGACAGGCGACCAGCGCCGACGAGCAGGCGGTGTCGACGGTGACCGCCGGGCCCTCCAGCCCGAGGGTGTAGGCGACCCGGCCGGAGAGCACGCTGGTGGCGCTGCCGGTCAGCGCGTGCCCCTCCGCCGCCGGCTCGTCCGCCAGCAGGTAGTTGTAGCCGGAGGTGGCCGCGCCCACGAACACCCCGGTGCGGGTGCCCCGCAGGCCGTCGGCGTCGATCCCGGCCCGCTCGATCGCCTCCCACGACGTCTCCAGCAGCAGCCGCTGCTGCGGGTCCATGGCCAGCGCCTCGCGCGGGGAGATGTCGAAGAACTCGGCGTCGAAGTCGGCGCCGCCGGCGAGGAAGCCGCCCCGCGCCGCGTACCCCGGCCCGTCCGGGTCCACCGTCCAGCCCCGGTCGTCCGGGAAGCCGGTGATCGCGTCGCCGCCGCCGTCGACCAGCCGCCACAGCGCCTCCGGCGAGTCGGCGCCGGGGAACCGGCAGGCCATCCCGACGATCGCGATCGGCTCGGTGGCGGCCTCGGCCAGCGCCCGGTTCACCGTGCGCAGCCGCTCGGTCTCCTTCAACGACGACCGCAGCGCGGCCACGTAGTCTTCGGTCGAAGCCATCTTGAACTCCAGCGGGGTCGTCGCGTCGGGGTGGTTCAGGAGGCCCGTCCGCCGAGCGCCAGCCGCAGCAGGTCCTCGCCGTCCAGGTCGTCGATCTCGTCGGTGGTCGGCGCGAGCGGGTCGGCGCCCGGTTCCGGCTCGGCCAGGCTCAGCAGCGTGTCGAGCAGGCCGGCGCCGCGCAGTCGCGACAGTGGGATCAGTTGCAGCGCCCGCCGGATACGGGTGTCGTCGTCGTCCTCGGCCCGGCCGCCGAACAGCAGCGTCTCCAGGTGCTCGGCGAGCGCGCGGACGCTCGGGTGGTCGAACGCGACGGTGGCGGCCAGCCGCTCGCCCACCGCCCGGCCGAGCCGGTCCCGCAGCTCGACCGCGGTCACCGAGTCCATGCCGAGGTCGCGCAGCGCGCGGTCGACCCGCAGGGTGGCCGGTTGGGCATAGCCGAGCACGGCCGCGGCGTGCCGCTGCACCAGGTCCAGGACGGCCGCCGGGCGCTCGGTGGCGGGCAGTGCGGTGAGCCGGTCCCGTTCGCCGTCCCTGCCGTCGGGCTCGGCCGCCGCACCGGGGCCGGCGTCGGCCAGCTCGGTGAGCAACGGCTGGGGCCGCAGCGCGGTGAACGCCGGGGCGAAGCGGCCCCAGTCGACGTCGGCCACGACCACGCACCCGTCGTCGCCGCCGACCGCCGCGGCCAGCGCCGCCACCGCGAGGCCACTGTCCATCGGGGGCAGGCCGCGCCGCTGGAGGTACGCGTCGGCCCCGTCCCCGGCCGCCATCCCGGCGCCGGCCCACGGACCCCAGCTCACCGAGGTGCCCGGCCGGCCGCGGCCGCGCCGCCGCCGGACCAGCCCGTCGAGGTGGGCGTTGGCCGCGGAGTATGCGCCCTGCCCGCCCGCACCCCACACCCCGGCGATCGAACCGAACACGACGAACGCGTCGAGCGGCGTGTCGGCGAGCACCTCGTCGAGCACCTCCGCGCCGACGACCTTGGCGCGCATCGCGTCGGCCAGGACGTCCGGGGTGAGTTCGGTGATCGGGCACACCGTGCCGCTGCCGGCCGCGTGCACCACCGCGGAGAGCGGATGCTCCGCCGGCACGGCGTCGAGCAGCGCGGTCACCGCGTCCCGGTCGGTCACGTCGCAGGCCGCGACCGTGACCCGCGCGCCACGGTCCGTCAGGTCGCGAACCAGCTCCGGCACGCCCGGGGTGTCCGCGCCCCGGCGTCCCGCGAGCAGCAGGTGCGGCGCGCCCCGGTCGGCCAGCCAGCGGGCCACGTGTCCGCCGAGCGCGCCGGCGCCGCCGGTCAGCAGCACGGTGCCGGTCGGCGTCCAGCCGGTCCCGGTGCGCGGCCGGGCCGGCGCCCGGACCAGCCGGCGCGCGGTCACCCCGGACGCACGGACCGCGACCTGGTCCTCCCGGCCGCCGGCGAGCACGCTCACCAGGTGCCGGGCGGCGAGCACGTCGAGTTCGGCGGGCAGGTCGGCGAGGCCGCCCCACCACCGCGGGAACTCCAGGGCGGCGACCCGGCCGAGCCCCCAGACCAGGTCGCGGTGCGGGTCGTCACCGGTCGCCGCGTCCTGGGTCAGGCACCACAGCGGCACGTTCCAGTCCAGGTCGTGCAGGGCCTGGGTGACGCTCAGCAGCCACGCCGCGCCCGCGCCCGCGGGCAGGCAGGCGACGCCGGCCAGCCCGGCCGACCGGTAGGGCCGCAGGCCCTCCGCCACCGCCACCCGGTCACCGGTGAGCATGACCACCCGGGACTCGGCGCCGCCGGCCTTCAGCGCGCCGGCCACGTCGCTGACCACCTCGTCGTCGTCGCCCGGCGTCACCACCAGCCAGGTGCCGGTCAGCCGGGCCGGCGTCGGATGCGCCGGCCGCCACTCGATCCGGTAGCGCCAGGAGTCGGTGGCCGCCTGCTCGGCGGCCTGCCCGCGCCAGGCGGACAGGGCCGGGAGCAGTTCGGTCACCCGGGTGTCCGGCGTGACGCCGAGCAGCCCGGTGAACCGTGGAACGTCGTCGTCGTCGACCGCCGCCCAGAACGCGCCGGCGCCGGTGACCTCGGCGCGCTGCGGCGCGGGGACCGGCCAGTAGCGGTCCCGCGCGAACGGATAGGTGGGCAGCACGACGCGGGTGCCGCCCCACACCCGGTAGACCGCGGCCCAGTCGACGGGCTGACCCGCCACGTGCAGCTCGGCGAGCGCGGCCAGCAGGGTGGCGGTCTCGCCGTGGCCCTGCCGCAGCGCCGGCGCGATCACCGCCGGGGCGTCGGCGGTCTCGGTGAGCGAGTGCCGGGTCAGCGCGGTCAGCACCGGGTGCGGCCCGAGTTCGAGGAAGCGAGTCACGCCCGCCGCCTCCAGGCCGGCCACCCCGTCGGCGAACCGGACGGCCCGGCGGGCGTGCCGGACCCAGTGCTCGGCGTCCAGCCGCTCGGCGACCGCACCCGTCACGTTGGACACGACCGGGATCCGCGGCGCGGCGTACGTCAGGCTCTCCGCCACCGCCCGGAACTCGTCGAGCATCGGATCCATCCGGACCGAGTGGAACGCGTGCGAGACGCGCAGCAGGTTGTTGCGCCGGCCCTGCGCGGTCCAGCGGGCGGCCAGCTCGAACACCGCGTCCTCGTCGCCGGACACCACCACCTGGGCCCGCCCGTTCACCGCCGCCACGTCCAGCCGGCCGGCGAAGTCGGCCAGCTCGGCGGTCGCCTCGTCCTCGGTGGCGTCGACCGCGAGCATCGCGCCGCCGGGCGGCAACTGCTGCATCAACCGGCCGCGCGCGGCCACCAGGGCGCAGGCGTCGTCGAGCGACAGCACCCCGGCCACGTGGGCGGCCGCCAGCTCGCCGATCGAATGGCCGAGCAACGCGTCCGGGACGACGCCCCAGCTCTCCACGAGCCGGTACAGCGCCACCTCGAGGGCGAACAGGCCGGCCTGGGTGTACGCGGTCTGCTGGAGGGCGTCGGCGTCGGCGTCGATCACCTCCCGCAGCGGCCGGTCCAGCACCGCGTCGAAGCGGTCGCAGATCTCGTCGAACGCCGCCGCGAACACCGGGAACCCGGCGCGCAGCTCGGCACCCATGCCGAGGCGCTGGGCGCCCTGGCCGGTGAAGAGCACGGCCAGCCGGCCCGGTCGGGCCGTCCCGGTGATCACCGCGGGGTCGACAGTGCCCTGGGCGACGGCGGTCAGGCTCGCGGTCGCCCGGCAGTGGTCACCGGCCAGCACGACCGCGCGTTCGTCCAGCAGGGTGCGGCCGCTGGCGAGCGAGTAGCCGACGTCGAGCAGCGGCACGTTGGGATCGGCGGCGAGCCGCGCGCGCAGGCGTTCCGCCTGCTCGCGCAGCGCGGTCGCGGAGCCGGCCGATAGCAGCAACGGCACGGTGGCCGGCGCGGCGGCCGGTTCGCGGGTCGCGGGCGGCGCGGCGGGTGCCTCCTCGACGATGACGTGCGCGTTGGTGCCGCTCACTCCGAACGACGAGACGCCGGCGCGCCGGGCACTGCCGAAGCGCGACCAGGGCACCGGCTCGGTCAGCAGGCGCATCTCGCCGGCCGACCAGTCGACGTGCGGTGTCGGCTCGTCCACGTGCAGGGTGCGCGGCAGCAGCCCGTGCCGCAACGCCATGACCATCTTGATGATCCCGGCCACCCCGGCGGCGGCCTGGGTGTGACCCAGGTTCGACTTCACCGACCCGAGCCACAGCGGGCGGTCCGGCGGCCGGTTCCGCCCGTAGGCGGCCAGCAGCGCCTGCGCCTCGATCGGGTCGCCGAGCGTGGTGCCGGTGCCGTGCGCCTCGACCACGTCCACGTCACCCGGCCCGAGGTCGGCGCCGGCCAGCGCCTGCGCGATCACCCGCTGCTGGGACGGGCCGTTGGGAGCGGTCAACCCGC is part of the Micromonospora sp. WMMD980 genome and encodes:
- a CDS encoding type I polyketide synthase, whose translation is MTDQNKLLEYLKRATVDLRDTREQLRAVEDRAREPIAIVAMGCRYPGEVASAEDLWHLVAADGDAIGVLPSDRGWDVDALTAAAGGPRKGGFLSGAGDFDAQLFGVSPREALVMDPQQRLMLQVAWEALEHAGIDHTLLRGSRTGVFVGAMYHDYGALVGTAGDHAESYLATGNAGSAISGRVSYTFGFEGPAVTVDTACSSSLVAVHLAAQSLRQGECTLALAGGVTVMATPSVLTGFTVDSGLAADGRCKSFAASADGTAWSEGAGLLVLERLSDARRNGHPVLALVRGSAVNQDGASSGLTAPNGPSQQRVIAQALAGADLGPGDVDVVEAHGTGTTLGDPIEAQALLAAYGRNRPPDRPLWLGSVKSNLGHTQAAAGVAGIIKMVMALRHGLLPRTLHVDEPTPHVDWSAGEMRLLTEPVPWSRFGSARRAGVSSFGVSGTNAHVIVEEAPAAPPATREPAAAPATVPLLLSAGSATALREQAERLRARLAADPNVPLLDVGYSLASGRTLLDERAVVLAGDHCRATASLTAVAQGTVDPAVITGTARPGRLAVLFTGQGAQRLGMGAELRAGFPVFAAAFDEICDRFDAVLDRPLREVIDADADALQQTAYTQAGLFALEVALYRLVESWGVVPDALLGHSIGELAAAHVAGVLSLDDACALVAARGRLMQQLPPGGAMLAVDATEDEATAELADFAGRLDVAAVNGRAQVVVSGDEDAVFELAARWTAQGRRNNLLRVSHAFHSVRMDPMLDEFRAVAESLTYAAPRIPVVSNVTGAVAERLDAEHWVRHARRAVRFADGVAGLEAAGVTRFLELGPHPVLTALTRHSLTETADAPAVIAPALRQGHGETATLLAALAELHVAGQPVDWAAVYRVWGGTRVVLPTYPFARDRYWPVPAPQRAEVTGAGAFWAAVDDDDVPRFTGLLGVTPDTRVTELLPALSAWRGQAAEQAATDSWRYRIEWRPAHPTPARLTGTWLVVTPGDDDEVVSDVAGALKAGGAESRVVMLTGDRVAVAEGLRPYRSAGLAGVACLPAGAGAAWLLSVTQALHDLDWNVPLWCLTQDAATGDDPHRDLVWGLGRVAALEFPRWWGGLADLPAELDVLAARHLVSVLAGGREDQVAVRASGVTARRLVRAPARPRTGTGWTPTGTVLLTGGAGALGGHVARWLADRGAPHLLLAGRRGADTPGVPELVRDLTDRGARVTVAACDVTDRDAVTALLDAVPAEHPLSAVVHAAGSGTVCPITELTPDVLADAMRAKVVGAEVLDEVLADTPLDAFVVFGSIAGVWGAGGQGAYSAANAHLDGLVRRRRGRGRPGTSVSWGPWAGAGMAAGDGADAYLQRRGLPPMDSGLAVAALAAAVGGDDGCVVVADVDWGRFAPAFTALRPQPLLTELADAGPGAAAEPDGRDGERDRLTALPATERPAAVLDLVQRHAAAVLGYAQPATLRVDRALRDLGMDSVTAVELRDRLGRAVGERLAATVAFDHPSVRALAEHLETLLFGGRAEDDDDTRIRRALQLIPLSRLRGAGLLDTLLSLAEPEPGADPLAPTTDEIDDLDGEDLLRLALGGRAS